A stretch of Pseudomonadota bacterium DNA encodes these proteins:
- a CDS encoding response regulator codes for MDSTTPPPDSPFVNTVHVQQQVLDVLSERVFWKGSDGRYLGCNLPFARDAGLSSVDDIRGLTDADLAWAAQAEVLAADHARILQGRSLALSVERRLVIAGNVEINVSSAMFPLRDEHGAVIGLYGRYHDLSSQQAAERELSEARERAELALSTNRVGLWDWHVDDKYLETNATWWRMLGEESSPAHVPDSAYFERVHADDRAHVANCIEQFLAHRLDVLDYEARIRCADGNYRWIRSVGRIVKGDGGIPTRRIIGQNIDVDAARRRESALQDVTAALDAASDQIFIIEPDTLRLVYVNRGACVGTGYRAEQLLAMRAFDITPEVDEQQARTLVSRLIAGDCGTVTLQTTLCRSDGETIPIEAALHHVPGQGGSGHGRVLVLVRDVSAWLAREQALREMNTAMDVAGDAIFVRDIATNRFVYTNRVASTMLGYSAEELAAMPAFAFDRGTDEVTMASMRASIEREPGKPFVMESVFETADGRDIPVAVSINMVPEIGTRGRVITLARDITAQKLREIMLKRAQSQAEAANRAKSDFLANMSHEIRTPMNGVLGMLDLLGSSTLDSEQRGFVSTARNSARALLTLLNDILDFSRIEAGQLHIDRIEFDLHALVNDVARSMAPRAQDKDLELVCDVGPQLPRYLVGDPGRLRQILVNLLGNAIKFTHRGEVVLSVSCVAEGQGEHCLRFSVRDTGVGIPLEKQSLLFKSFSQADSSVTREFGGSGLGLAISKQLCELMGGSIGFTSAAGRGATFWFELAFAPADAPRATPPIADIRNAHVLIVDDNLTHREVMAAYLRVWGVRCEAVASGGAALDYLRFAAVAGEHVQIVIIDLKLPGNDGLCVGAEIRAAAGEHAPALVLMSSSARRGDAQAAREAGFAAYLPKPTHADDLHACLCQALGLHGQPGDGSAELITLHRLREQRASGGHLLVVEDNVVNQQVARGMLARLGFGVDIAVNGVAALEALAARDYALVLMDCQMPEMDGYAASRAVRSGDGGVRDRGIPIIAMTANATGADKDRCLAAGMSDYIGKPLDADEMQAMLSRWLPDLGPRLEAIGAAPGTIAGVHDTVLDLVSLRGRLGDDDALLAAVLTSFLRDTPERLTALNDAIANGAVEDMQRHAHQLRGVAANVGARQLAAQAAQVDDAAGVGDAESLHTLADAIQRAFEDVRRRVAELEHAGQLPRLSEV; via the coding sequence ATGGATTCGACCACGCCCCCACCCGACAGTCCGTTCGTGAACACCGTGCACGTCCAGCAACAGGTGCTCGACGTGCTGTCGGAACGCGTGTTCTGGAAAGGCAGCGACGGCCGCTATCTCGGCTGCAACCTGCCGTTCGCGCGCGATGCCGGGCTGTCCTCGGTCGATGACATACGCGGTCTCACCGATGCCGACCTGGCGTGGGCGGCGCAGGCCGAGGTGCTGGCCGCCGACCACGCGCGCATCCTGCAAGGCCGCAGCCTGGCGCTGTCGGTGGAGCGCCGCCTGGTGATCGCCGGCAACGTCGAGATCAACGTGTCCAGCGCCATGTTTCCCTTGCGCGACGAGCACGGCGCCGTGATCGGCCTGTATGGTCGCTACCACGATCTCAGTTCCCAGCAGGCTGCCGAACGCGAGCTCAGCGAAGCGCGCGAGCGCGCCGAACTGGCCTTGAGCACCAACCGCGTCGGCCTGTGGGATTGGCACGTCGACGACAAATACCTCGAAACCAATGCCACCTGGTGGCGCATGCTGGGAGAAGAGTCCAGCCCGGCCCATGTGCCGGACAGCGCCTATTTTGAGCGCGTGCATGCCGATGATCGCGCCCATGTCGCGAACTGCATCGAGCAGTTTCTCGCCCATCGCCTCGACGTCCTCGATTACGAAGCGCGTATCCGCTGCGCCGACGGCAACTATCGCTGGATACGCAGCGTCGGTCGCATCGTCAAGGGCGACGGCGGCATACCGACGCGTCGCATCATTGGCCAGAACATCGATGTCGACGCCGCGCGTCGTCGCGAGAGCGCGCTGCAGGACGTGACGGCGGCGCTCGACGCGGCCTCCGACCAGATCTTCATCATCGAGCCGGACACCCTGCGCCTGGTGTACGTCAATCGCGGCGCCTGCGTCGGTACCGGCTATCGCGCCGAGCAGCTGTTGGCGATGCGCGCCTTCGACATCACGCCGGAGGTCGACGAGCAGCAGGCTCGGACCCTGGTTAGCCGCCTGATCGCGGGCGACTGCGGCACCGTCACGCTGCAAACCACCTTGTGTCGCAGCGACGGCGAAACCATTCCCATCGAAGCCGCCCTGCACCATGTGCCGGGCCAGGGCGGCAGTGGCCACGGCCGCGTGCTGGTGCTGGTGCGCGACGTCAGCGCGTGGCTGGCGCGCGAGCAGGCGCTGCGCGAAATGAACACCGCGATGGATGTCGCCGGCGACGCGATTTTCGTGCGCGACATCGCCACCAATCGCTTCGTGTACACCAACCGCGTGGCCAGCACGATGCTCGGCTACAGCGCCGAGGAACTGGCGGCGATGCCGGCCTTCGCCTTCGATCGCGGCACCGACGAGGTGACCATGGCCAGCATGCGCGCCTCCATCGAGCGCGAGCCGGGCAAACCCTTCGTCATGGAATCGGTGTTCGAGACCGCCGACGGTCGCGACATTCCGGTGGCGGTGTCGATCAACATGGTGCCCGAGATCGGCACGCGCGGCCGCGTCATCACGCTGGCGCGCGACATCACCGCGCAGAAGCTGCGCGAAATCATGCTCAAGCGCGCGCAGAGCCAGGCCGAGGCCGCCAACCGCGCCAAGAGCGATTTTCTCGCCAACATGAGCCATGAGATCCGCACGCCCATGAACGGCGTGCTGGGCATGCTCGACCTGCTCGGCAGCTCGACCCTGGATAGCGAACAACGCGGCTTCGTCAGCACCGCGCGCAACAGTGCGCGGGCACTGCTGACGCTGTTGAACGACATCCTCGATTTCTCGCGCATCGAGGCCGGGCAACTGCATATCGACCGCATCGAATTCGACCTGCATGCGCTGGTCAACGACGTGGCGCGCAGCATGGCGCCGCGCGCGCAGGACAAGGACCTGGAACTGGTGTGCGACGTCGGACCGCAACTGCCGCGCTACCTGGTGGGTGACCCCGGGCGTTTGCGTCAGATCCTGGTCAACCTGTTGGGCAACGCCATCAAGTTCACGCACCGTGGCGAAGTGGTGCTGTCGGTCAGCTGCGTGGCGGAAGGCCAGGGCGAACATTGCCTGCGCTTCAGCGTGCGCGATACCGGCGTCGGCATTCCGCTCGAGAAGCAGTCCTTGCTGTTCAAGAGTTTCTCGCAGGCCGACAGCTCGGTGACGCGCGAATTCGGCGGCAGCGGTCTCGGCCTCGCCATCAGCAAGCAGCTGTGCGAGCTGATGGGCGGCAGCATCGGTTTCACCAGCGCCGCCGGCCGCGGCGCGACATTCTGGTTCGAGCTTGCGTTCGCGCCCGCCGACGCCCCACGCGCCACGCCGCCCATCGCCGATATCCGCAACGCCCACGTGCTGATCGTCGACGACAACCTCACCCATCGCGAAGTGATGGCCGCCTACCTGCGCGTATGGGGCGTGCGCTGCGAAGCGGTGGCGAGCGGCGGCGCGGCGCTCGACTACCTGCGCTTCGCGGCGGTCGCCGGCGAGCATGTGCAGATAGTCATCATCGACTTGAAGTTACCGGGCAACGATGGCCTCTGTGTCGGAGCTGAGATCCGCGCCGCCGCCGGTGAGCACGCGCCGGCGCTGGTGCTGATGAGTTCCAGTGCGCGACGCGGCGATGCACAGGCCGCACGCGAGGCCGGCTTTGCCGCCTACCTGCCCAAACCGACCCACGCCGACGATCTGCACGCCTGCCTGTGCCAGGCACTGGGACTGCACGGGCAGCCGGGTGATGGCAGCGCCGAACTCATCACGCTGCATCGGCTGCGCGAACAGCGCGCCAGCGGCGGCCACCTGCTGGTGGTCGAAGACAACGTGGTCAATCAACAGGTGGCGCGCGGCATGCTGGCGCGCCTCGGCTTTGGCGTCGACATCGCGGTCAACGGCGTGGCGGCGCTGGAAGCGTTGGCGGCGCGCGACTACGCGCTGGTGTTGATGGACTGCCAGATGCCCGAAATGGACGGTTATGCCGCCAGCCGCGCGGTGCGCAGCGGCGACGGCGGCGTGCGCGATCGCGGCATACCGATTATCGCGATGACGGCCAATGCCACCGGCGCCGACAAGGATCGCTGCCTGGCCGCCGGCATGTCCGACTACATCGGCAAGCCGCTGGACGCCGACGAGATGCAGGCCATGCTGAGCCGCTGGCTGCCCGACCTCGGGCCGCGGCTCGAGGCCATTGGCGCCGCGCCCGGCACAATCGCCGGTGTGCACGACACGGTGCTGGACCTCGTTTCCCTGCGCGGCCGCCTCGGCGACGACGACGCCCTGCTGGCGGCGGTCCTCACCAGCTTCCTGCGCGACACGCCCGAACGTCTGACGGCCTTGAACGACGCCATCGCCAACGGCGCCGTCGAGGACATGCAGCGCCACGCCCATCAGTTGCGCGGCGTGGCGGCCAACGTCGGCGCGCGGCAACTCGCCGCGCAGGCCGCGCAGGTCGATGACGCGGCGGGCGTCGGCGACGCCGAATCCCTGCACACCCTGGCCGACGCCATCCAGCGTGCCTTCGAGGACGTGCGGCGGCGGGTGGCGGAACTCGAACACGCCGGCCAGCTACCGCGCCTGTCGGAAGTCTGA
- a CDS encoding SpoIIE family protein phosphatase produces the protein MSPASAAALEPEHPGEHAPHALIVDDEATNRLILRGLLSRLGYRITECVNGADAVAVSSETRFDIVFMDVMMPVMDGVAATRIMKSREQQRFVPIIFLTALSDESTVARCLDAGGDDILAKPYSVAVLRAKVSALQRIQALQDRVTSMHAQQVRDEQIAEKLFSRVVGAGNFSHPSICAELRPAARFSGDVFLVARAPSGEIYVLLGDFTGHGLAAAIGALPVSEAFRAMTAKGFAPEQILRSINRKLNTLFPTGMFMAAHFIAIDPSLKYLRVANCGMPDLLVFGPDPAQAVTNIVAHSLALGITQDMFLRDGPRTLPIEPGSRVLLASDGLFEAVAPDGTAFGTERVLNAMRGVPHGAVHGLPAVLDELERFCGAAPQADDITAIEILCDASLMDSGAAESGNAANIADLARDGWQVHLTLHGSQLAVIDPVPMIMNQLQELAGVEAQQSALFTVLTELFVNALDHGVLKLDSGLKTGSSGFEAYMNERARRLAELDDGWVSIAVSAPPGDHKGAIEITISDSGGGFDVAAYHLACEHAASTNTPLPFGRGLSLVRALCAGMEHDASGAQVKVDYPWR, from the coding sequence ATGAGTCCAGCCAGCGCCGCCGCTCTCGAACCGGAGCATCCAGGCGAGCACGCCCCCCACGCGCTGATCGTCGATGACGAGGCGACCAATCGCCTGATCCTGCGCGGCTTGCTGAGTCGCCTCGGTTACCGCATCACCGAGTGCGTCAACGGCGCGGACGCGGTGGCGGTCAGCAGCGAAACGCGTTTCGACATCGTGTTCATGGACGTCATGATGCCGGTCATGGACGGCGTGGCCGCGACCCGCATCATGAAGTCGCGCGAGCAGCAGCGCTTCGTGCCGATCATCTTCCTGACCGCGCTGTCGGACGAAAGCACGGTGGCGCGTTGCCTGGACGCGGGCGGTGATGACATCCTGGCCAAGCCCTACAGCGTGGCGGTGCTGCGCGCCAAGGTCAGCGCCCTGCAGCGCATCCAGGCGCTGCAGGACCGCGTCACCTCCATGCATGCGCAACAGGTGCGCGACGAGCAGATCGCCGAGAAGCTCTTCTCGCGCGTGGTCGGCGCCGGCAATTTCTCCCATCCCTCCATCTGCGCGGAACTGCGGCCGGCGGCGCGCTTCAGTGGCGACGTGTTCCTGGTGGCGCGCGCGCCGTCGGGCGAGATCTACGTGCTGCTCGGCGATTTCACCGGTCACGGCCTGGCCGCCGCCATCGGCGCCCTGCCGGTGTCGGAAGCGTTCCGCGCCATGACCGCCAAGGGTTTTGCGCCCGAGCAGATCCTGCGCAGCATCAACCGCAAACTGAACACGCTGTTCCCCACCGGCATGTTCATGGCGGCGCATTTCATCGCCATCGATCCGAGCCTGAAATACCTGCGCGTCGCCAACTGCGGCATGCCCGACCTGCTGGTGTTCGGGCCCGACCCCGCGCAAGCGGTTACCAACATCGTCGCCCACAGCCTCGCGCTCGGCATCACCCAGGACATGTTCCTGCGCGACGGTCCGCGCACCTTGCCGATCGAGCCCGGCAGCCGCGTGCTGCTGGCGTCCGACGGACTGTTCGAAGCGGTCGCGCCCGATGGCACGGCTTTCGGCACCGAGCGCGTGTTGAACGCCATGCGCGGCGTTCCGCACGGCGCCGTGCACGGCCTGCCGGCGGTGCTCGATGAGCTCGAGCGTTTCTGTGGCGCGGCGCCGCAGGCCGATGACATCACCGCCATCGAGATCCTGTGCGATGCCAGTCTCATGGATTCCGGCGCCGCCGAATCCGGCAACGCGGCGAACATCGCCGACCTCGCGCGTGACGGTTGGCAGGTGCACCTGACCTTGCACGGTTCGCAGCTCGCGGTCATCGACCCGGTGCCGATGATCATGAACCAGCTGCAGGAACTGGCCGGTGTCGAAGCGCAGCAGAGCGCCTTGTTCACGGTGCTGACGGAGTTGTTCGTCAATGCCCTGGACCATGGCGTGCTCAAGCTCGATTCCGGCCTCAAGACCGGCAGCAGCGGCTTCGAGGCCTACATGAACGAGCGCGCGCGGCGACTCGCCGAACTCGATGACGGCTGGGTGAGCATCGCGGTGTCGGCGCCACCCGGCGACCACAAGGGCGCCATCGAGATCACGATCAGCGACAGCGGCGGCGGCTTCGACGTCGCGGCCTACCACCTGGCCTGCGAACATGCGGCCAGCACCAATACACCGCTGCCTTTCGGCCGCGGCTTGTCGCTGGTGCGCGCGCTGTGCGCGGGGATGGAACACGACGCGTCGGGCGCGCAGGTGAAAGTGGATTATCCCTGGCGCTAG
- a CDS encoding AI-2E family transporter — protein MSAQHDLPPPANSTRPSASDRQWLSRLFFLGAFAYLIYQSLLILSPFGTALTAALIVSMVFYPLHARLVKATGSVNAAASASTVLALLTVVVPFMVLAWLLLAEAGKVLPHVTELLARPADTVDARGVALSKVLAAWWTRIQTWLGAWHIDLRAVALESVQQVGNTLTSLGAKMLKNFVLVVFDLIVLVVAVFFFFRDGPQLVRAVVNLVPMEEGDKHMVIARLDQTLNAIVRSAFITATVQGTLAGVGFAVAGVGFPVLLGFATSLLALVPFAGAALVWAPVGIYLLYSGDQSAGIGILIWGAVAVSMSDNLVRTLLISGSTQLSLLVLFPGILGGIQVYGVAGALIGPLVIATLLAFARIYHEQYASRTQPPA, from the coding sequence ATGTCAGCGCAACACGACCTACCGCCGCCCGCAAATTCCACACGGCCGAGTGCCAGCGATCGCCAATGGCTGTCGCGCCTGTTCTTCCTCGGCGCGTTTGCCTATCTCATCTACCAGTCGCTGTTGATACTCTCGCCCTTCGGCACCGCGTTGACCGCGGCCTTGATCGTGAGCATGGTGTTCTATCCGCTGCATGCGCGGCTGGTGAAGGCAACGGGCAGTGTCAATGCCGCCGCCAGCGCTTCCACCGTGCTGGCGCTGCTGACGGTGGTCGTGCCGTTCATGGTGCTCGCCTGGTTGCTGCTCGCGGAAGCGGGCAAGGTGCTGCCGCACGTGACCGAGCTGCTGGCGCGCCCGGCCGACACGGTCGATGCGCGCGGCGTGGCGCTGTCCAAGGTGCTGGCCGCCTGGTGGACGCGCATCCAGACCTGGCTCGGCGCCTGGCATATCGATCTGCGCGCCGTTGCCCTCGAGAGCGTGCAGCAGGTCGGCAACACGCTCACCTCGCTGGGCGCGAAAATGCTGAAGAATTTCGTGCTGGTGGTGTTCGATCTGATCGTACTGGTGGTCGCGGTGTTCTTCTTTTTCCGCGACGGACCGCAGCTGGTGCGCGCGGTGGTCAACCTGGTGCCGATGGAGGAAGGCGACAAGCACATGGTCATCGCGCGCCTCGACCAGACCCTCAACGCCATCGTGCGCAGCGCCTTCATCACCGCGACCGTGCAGGGCACGCTGGCCGGCGTGGGCTTCGCGGTGGCCGGCGTGGGCTTTCCGGTGCTGCTCGGATTCGCCACGTCGCTGCTGGCCCTGGTGCCGTTCGCGGGCGCGGCGCTGGTATGGGCGCCGGTCGGCATTTACCTGCTCTACAGCGGAGATCAAAGCGCCGGCATCGGCATCCTGATCTGGGGCGCCGTGGCGGTCAGCATGAGCGACAACCTGGTGCGCACGCTCCTGATCAGCGGCAGTACGCAACTGTCGCTGCTGGTGCTGTTCCCCGGCATCCTCGGCGGCATCCAGGTGTACGGCGTGGCCGGCGCGCTGATCGGCCCGCTGGTGATCGCGACCTTGCTGGCCTTTGCGCGCATCTACCACGAGCAGTACGCCAGCCGTACGCAACCTCCTGCTTGA
- a CDS encoding HAD-IC family P-type ATPase, with the protein MNLDAPHRLAVEQALHALDSGHHGLGLAEVARRARQCGPNRLPRRPPPSLLAVLLRQLRDPMILVLAIAALVATVLSDWSDVAFIALVIVIDVVIGVSQERAAQRTVDSLQGMVRTRARVERGGEAYEIDAEELVPGDVLLLESGARVPADVRILTCHDLSIDESLLTGESAAVGKRADALLDTDCALAERINMAFAGTLVTRGRAVALVTAIGMATEVGRIAAALDAPRVAKPPLLTRMERFTVRVAVLVMVAVTVVSAIAIARGAALAEVFLASLALAVSAVPEGLPVALTIALAISMRAMGRRNVIVRRLAAVESLGSCTFIASDKTGTLTANELTVQTLWIPGAVPWPVSGTGWQAEGAIEHPPAATAAVQRLCHAAALANEAFLGRRDGQWIHHGDAVDVALLVLAHKAGITRPELLLDHPELASLPFESERLFAAGVNPLAEGLVVSVKGAVEKVLGMCTRMMTQDACVALDAGLVQRVAASLARDGFRVLALAQGPAQLQHDAAIREDELRDLVLLGLVGMIDPLRPEAEEAIARCRGAGIEVAMLTGDHPDTALSIARRLGLASDAAQVVTGSAVRAAAARGDAALEALVADARVFARVEPQHKLAIVTALQRRGHVVAVTGDGVNDAPALRAAHVGVAMGRAGTDVARDSADLIITDDNFSSLLAGVEEGRIAYANIRKVVLLLVATGVAEIILFALAIASGLPLPLLPAQILWLNLITNGIQDVALAWEPGEGDELRRPPRAPDEAVFDRAMVERVVLCALVMALLAFGLFHSLLGAGESVAAARNHTLLLMVLCENLLVFVARSERNSAFSSNPLNNPLLWWGTLAAQAVHIAALYTPGLNTMLGLEPVTAQSWLALLGLASVLLVVMEIYKWAVRRAAS; encoded by the coding sequence GTGAATCTCGACGCCCCGCACCGGCTTGCCGTCGAGCAGGCCTTGCACGCGCTGGACAGTGGCCACCATGGTCTCGGTCTCGCCGAAGTCGCGCGGCGCGCGCGGCAATGCGGGCCCAATCGCCTGCCGCGTCGCCCGCCGCCGAGCCTGCTGGCGGTGCTGCTGCGGCAGTTGCGCGACCCGATGATCCTGGTGCTGGCCATCGCGGCCTTGGTGGCGACGGTCTTGAGCGACTGGTCCGACGTCGCGTTCATCGCGCTCGTGATCGTCATCGATGTCGTGATCGGCGTCAGCCAGGAGCGTGCCGCGCAACGCACCGTCGATTCGCTGCAGGGCATGGTGCGCACCCGCGCGCGCGTCGAGCGCGGCGGCGAGGCTTACGAAATCGACGCCGAGGAACTGGTGCCGGGCGACGTGCTGTTGCTCGAATCCGGCGCGCGCGTGCCGGCCGACGTGCGCATCCTGACCTGCCATGATCTCAGCATCGACGAGTCGCTGTTGACCGGCGAGTCGGCGGCGGTCGGCAAGCGCGCCGACGCCTTGCTCGATACCGACTGCGCGCTGGCCGAACGCATCAACATGGCCTTTGCCGGCACCTTGGTCACGCGCGGACGCGCCGTGGCGCTGGTGACGGCCATCGGCATGGCCACCGAGGTCGGCCGCATCGCCGCGGCGCTGGACGCGCCGCGCGTGGCCAAGCCGCCCTTGCTGACGCGCATGGAACGCTTCACCGTACGCGTCGCGGTGCTGGTGATGGTGGCAGTGACCGTGGTGTCGGCGATCGCCATCGCGCGCGGCGCGGCGTTGGCGGAAGTGTTCCTCGCCTCGCTGGCGCTGGCGGTGTCGGCGGTGCCGGAAGGATTGCCGGTGGCCTTGACCATCGCGCTCGCCATCAGCATGCGCGCGATGGGGCGGCGCAACGTCATCGTGCGGCGCCTGGCGGCGGTCGAGTCCCTGGGCTCGTGCACGTTCATCGCCTCGGACAAGACCGGTACCCTGACCGCCAACGAACTGACCGTGCAGACCCTGTGGATCCCGGGCGCCGTGCCATGGCCGGTGAGCGGCACCGGTTGGCAAGCCGAAGGCGCGATCGAACATCCGCCGGCGGCGACGGCGGCCGTGCAGCGACTGTGCCACGCCGCCGCGCTCGCCAATGAAGCTTTTCTGGGCCGGCGCGACGGCCAATGGATACATCACGGTGATGCGGTCGATGTCGCCCTGCTGGTGCTGGCCCACAAGGCCGGCATCACGCGCCCCGAGTTGTTGCTCGATCATCCCGAGCTTGCGAGCCTGCCCTTCGAGTCCGAGCGCCTGTTCGCGGCCGGCGTCAACCCGCTGGCCGAGGGCCTGGTGGTCAGCGTCAAGGGCGCCGTCGAAAAGGTGCTGGGCATGTGCACGCGGATGATGACCCAGGACGCGTGCGTGGCGCTCGATGCAGGCTTGGTGCAGCGCGTGGCGGCGAGCCTCGCGCGTGACGGCTTTCGCGTGCTGGCACTGGCGCAAGGTCCGGCGCAGCTTCAGCACGACGCGGCGATACGCGAGGACGAACTGCGCGATCTGGTGCTGCTCGGACTGGTCGGCATGATCGACCCCCTGCGCCCCGAGGCCGAGGAGGCCATCGCGCGCTGTCGCGGCGCCGGCATCGAAGTCGCGATGTTGACCGGCGATCATCCCGACACCGCGCTCAGCATCGCGCGGCGCCTGGGCCTGGCGAGCGACGCCGCGCAGGTCGTGACCGGCAGCGCGGTACGCGCCGCCGCGGCGCGCGGCGACGCGGCGCTCGAGGCGCTGGTTGCCGATGCCCGCGTCTTCGCGCGGGTCGAGCCACAGCACAAGCTCGCCATCGTCACCGCCCTGCAGCGCCGCGGCCACGTGGTGGCCGTCACCGGCGACGGGGTCAACGATGCCCCGGCGCTGCGCGCCGCGCATGTCGGCGTCGCCATGGGCCGCGCCGGCACCGACGTGGCGCGCGACAGCGCCGACCTCATCATCACCGACGACAATTTCAGCTCGCTGCTGGCCGGCGTCGAGGAAGGGCGCATCGCCTACGCCAACATCCGCAAGGTGGTATTGCTGCTGGTGGCGACCGGTGTCGCGGAAATCATCCTGTTCGCGTTGGCCATCGCCAGCGGCCTGCCGCTGCCGCTGCTGCCCGCGCAGATCCTGTGGCTCAATCTCATCACCAATGGCATCCAGGACGTGGCGCTGGCCTGGGAGCCCGGCGAAGGCGATGAACTGCGGCGTCCGCCGCGCGCGCCCGACGAGGCGGTCTTCGATCGCGCCATGGTAGAACGAGTGGTGTTGTGCGCACTGGTGATGGCGCTGCTGGCTTTCGGCCTCTTTCACAGCCTGCTCGGCGCCGGCGAATCGGTCGCCGCGGCGCGCAACCATACGCTGCTGCTGATGGTGCTGTGCGAGAACCTGTTGGTGTTCGTGGCGCGCTCCGAGCGCAACTCGGCGTTCAGTTCCAACCCGCTCAACAATCCCTTGCTGTGGTGGGGCACGCTGGCGGCGCAGGCGGTGCACATCGCGGCGCTCTACACGCCCGGCCTCAACACCATGCTCGGCCTGGAGCCGGTGACGGCGCAAAGCTGGCTGGCGCTGCTGGGCCTGGCGTCGGTGCTGTTGGTGGTGATGGAAATCTACAAGTGGGCGGTGCGCAGGGCTGCGTCGTGA
- a CDS encoding STAS domain-containing protein, giving the protein MTIRRDGQRLLLEGPVTLATHVALRDAAAPLMTDAALEIDWQGVEAVDSSALALILHWRREAAATGRGLTLRNLPAGVTALAELYGVSEFVAAV; this is encoded by the coding sequence ATGACGATACGCCGCGACGGTCAGCGCCTGCTGCTGGAAGGGCCGGTCACGCTCGCGACCCACGTCGCGCTGCGTGACGCCGCCGCGCCCCTCATGACCGACGCCGCACTCGAAATCGATTGGCAGGGCGTGGAGGCGGTCGACTCCAGCGCCCTCGCCCTCATCCTGCATTGGCGGCGTGAGGCCGCCGCCACCGGCCGCGGCCTCACGCTGCGCAACCTGCCGGCCGGCGTGACCGCGCTGGCGGAGTTGTACGGGGTCAGCGAATTCGTCGCCGCCGTGTAG
- a CDS encoding ABC transporter substrate-binding protein has product MMAFSAHAGMAPDELVKTTSEEVLGIVRSDPDIAAGDTSKVIDIVEAKVLGHFDFTRMTRLAVGKNWRSANDTQREALTNGFRTLLVRTYAVALAQFRDRNVEYRALDKAPNGPDVMVHTMVATPQGKPINMDYRMGAVGEDWKVYDVLVDGVSLVINYRSQFDATVAEKGIDGLVAMLEEKNAAARAGATQ; this is encoded by the coding sequence ATGATGGCCTTCAGCGCCCATGCCGGCATGGCGCCCGACGAACTGGTGAAGACCACCTCGGAAGAAGTGCTCGGTATCGTGCGCAGCGATCCGGACATCGCTGCCGGCGATACCAGCAAGGTCATCGACATCGTCGAGGCCAAGGTGCTCGGGCATTTCGATTTCACGCGCATGACGCGCCTCGCGGTCGGCAAGAACTGGCGCAGCGCCAACGACACTCAGCGCGAGGCGCTGACCAACGGCTTCCGCACGCTGCTGGTGCGCACCTACGCGGTGGCGCTCGCGCAATTCCGCGATCGCAACGTTGAATACCGCGCGCTGGACAAGGCGCCCAATGGCCCCGACGTGATGGTGCACACCATGGTCGCCACGCCACAGGGCAAGCCCATCAACATGGATTACCGCATGGGCGCGGTCGGCGAGGACTGGAAGGTCTACGACGTATTGGTGGACGGCGTGAGCCTGGTCATCAACTACCGCAGCCAGTTCGATGCGACCGTTGCCGAAAAAGGCATCGATGGCCTGGTGGCGATGCTGGAAGAGAAGAACGCCGCGGCGCGCGCCGGCGCCACGCAATGA
- the mlaD gene encoding outer membrane lipid asymmetry maintenance protein MlaD: MNSRIVEFWVGMFVLVGFASLLFLALKVGNLGFGGDAGSYTVSAKFNNIGSLKVRAPVRAAGVTVGRVDAVDFDPAGYQAEVTMTITGVYKFPTDTSASILTSGVLGENYVGLEAGADETFLKSGDQIQITQSAVVLEQLISRFLYDKAQSNGGK, from the coding sequence ATGAATAGCCGCATAGTCGAATTCTGGGTGGGAATGTTCGTGCTGGTGGGCTTCGCCTCCCTGCTGTTCCTGGCGCTCAAGGTGGGCAATCTCGGTTTCGGTGGCGATGCGGGCAGCTATACCGTCAGCGCCAAGTTCAACAACATCGGCAGTCTCAAGGTGCGCGCGCCGGTGCGCGCCGCCGGCGTCACCGTGGGGCGCGTCGATGCGGTGGATTTCGATCCGGCTGGCTACCAGGCCGAGGTCACCATGACCATCACCGGCGTCTACAAATTTCCCACCGATACCAGCGCCTCGATATTGACGTCCGGTGTGCTGGGCGAAAACTACGTCGGCCTGGAAGCCGGGGCCGATGAAACTTTCCTGAAGTCCGGCGACCAGATACAGATAACCCAATCAGCCGTGGTGCTGGAGCAGCTCATCAGCCGCTTCCTGTATGACAAGGCTCAGAGCAACGGAGGAAAATGA